A single genomic interval of Lathyrus oleraceus cultivar Zhongwan6 chromosome 7, CAAS_Psat_ZW6_1.0, whole genome shotgun sequence harbors:
- the LOC127104841 gene encoding uncharacterized protein LOC127104841, with the protein MFLRVTHVTGVGRMLKYKKLMPDFIGPYQIFLRVRGVVYRVTLPLYLSNLHDAFHVSQIRKYIHDPPHEVQLDGFHVRENLTVETLPLRIEDCEVKHLRGNEIALVKVVWGGPAGGSVTWEFETRMRESYP; encoded by the coding sequence atgttcttgagagttactcaTGTAACTGGTGTTGGTCGTATGTTGAAGTATAAGAAGCTTATGCCAGatttcattggtccttatcagatttttCTGAGAGTAAGAGGGGTTGTCTACAGAGTTACATTACCTCTGTATCTTTCGAATCTTCATGATGCATTCCATGTGTCTCAGATTCGAAAGTATATTCATGATCCACCTCACGAGGTCCAGTTGGACGGTTTTCACGTTAGAGAGAACTTGACAGTTGAGACTTTGCCGTTGAGGATTGAGGACTGTGAAGTGAAGCACTTGCGAGGCAATGAGATCGCTTTAGTGAAGGTTGTTTGGGGAGGTCCTGCTGGTGGTAGTGTGACATGGGAGTTCGAGACTAGGATGAGAGAGTCTTATCCATAA